The following coding sequences lie in one Mercenaria mercenaria strain notata chromosome 5, MADL_Memer_1, whole genome shotgun sequence genomic window:
- the LOC128557305 gene encoding zona pellucida sperm-binding protein 2-like has protein sequence MQYSNIEDCAKCGCDWLDVKDGQGAQTTYVTGIGDRICGVWQRPDSVFTTAGNTLTLTFMSDNGDQMSGFELLIKTKPNELKDSILVGCNQDNWDIKINMTLLHDLYPTVKTTDIYLGENRCTGSETTGVLRFQQGLSECLTNQKDMNDLQVYANELIAVERNPQFAFIIKRYIWKLEVECDLTANGSVSAGGFKDEVVTGHTSYGQEQKLNISFYLDPSFNNKVHGNPLNASAGAHIYLKVFTSIKDWTITMKLKTCYVIPSLHAPENMKYYLIKNGCEADTNTHILSQTGHETQLVFDYFEYTENKNGIYVICEGLICSPTDTSVECKISCIPNT, from the exons GAATTGGTGATAGAATATGCGGTGTTTGGCAAAGGCCAGACTCAGTCTTTACTACAGCAGGCAATACTTTAACCCTGACGTTTATGAGCGACAACGGAGATCAGATGAGTGGTTTTGAACTTCTGATCAAAACAAAGCCAAATG aactGAAGGACTCAATCCTTGTGGGTTGCAATCAGGATAACTGGGATATCAAGATAAACATGACACTGCTGCATGATCTCTACCCTACTGTCAAAACAACTGACATCTATCTAGGTGAAAACAGATGCACTGGTTCTGAAACAACAGGTGTTCTGAGATTTCAACAGGGTTTGAGTGAATGCCTTACTAATCAGAAA GACATGAACGACTTGCAAGTTTATGCCAACGAACTTATTGCTGTTGAACGTAATCCTCAGTTTGCATTCATCATCAAACGTTATATTTGGAAATTGGAAGTAGAATGCGACTTAACAGCGAACGGTTCAGTTTCtg ctgGTGGATTCAAAGACGAGGTTGTCACTGGACATACATCATATGGTCAAGAACAAAAGTTGAATATCTCATTCTATCTGGATCCGAGCTTTAATAACAAAGTCCATGGGAATCCCCTTAATGCATCTGCTGGGGCTCATATCTACCTGAAGGTGTTTACAAGTATCAAAGACTGGACCATAACAATGAAACTTAAAACGTGCTATGTCATACCGTCTTTACATGCACCTGAGAATATGAAATACTACTTGATCAAGAATGG ATGTGAGGCTGATACCAACACACACATTCTTTCCCAGACAGGACATGAGACACAATTGGTATTCGATTACTTTGAGTACACCGAAAATAAGAACGGCATCTACGTCATCTGTGAGGGCCTCATATGCTCACCAACGGACACATCAGTAGAATGTAAAATATCGTGTATTCCAAATACATAG